From the Salvelinus fontinalis isolate EN_2023a chromosome 21, ASM2944872v1, whole genome shotgun sequence genome, the window CTCATGCATTCTTTGCGCGACTCTTAGGCAGGATGACAACGACTACGTCGACCATGATCCTTTGCTAGTTATGGCCACTTTCACCATGATCCTTAGTGATTTTTTTGTGCCAGTCAGCAATACGGCGGGCTTCAAATTCAAATACTTCTATGGAAATCTCCCGATGGCGCATGGAATACGTGGATGACGTCTGCGCTATCACTATCTAttggttttaatgtctatgggTCAGACTAGTAAACATTCACATTAAGTGGGCTGGAGCGCTAAACTAACCTTGTCAAAGTAGATGCGTATGGAGCCCACATTGGTGGCCCCTACAGCGGTGAGGGAGAAGAAGCCGTGCGTCCACTCTCCGCTCAACACCACCCTCTCGTTATGGCAGAACAGTTCTTTGATCCAGCGGGCCACACCAGGGTTCACTGACATCAGAGAGCCTGggagggacacagacagggagcAGGAGGTAAATACACAGCTATACAGACACGACACAAAACATGAGGTATAATACAAACTCTGCAAGCAGCACCATATTTATACACCAAATATGATTTTAGGACTGTGCCATTTTAGATCAGATAGGAGTGAGGGTGCAAGGTGCAGCATGGCGAGTCTGAGTACGTAGAATGATTATGGTGTGTGTCCTGGACATCCTGGGATTGTCCTAGCATCCTCCTACCGTAGCAGAGTCATTCTGGTGTTTATATATGATGCATATAGTAGTAGTAGGACAGTCCTAACAGGGTACTGACCAGGGAAGTGTCTTCTGTGGGCCACCCTCCAGTCTGTGGGGGAGTGGAAGCAGTGGTAGTCTCCTGGAGCCAGGTACACCACACAGTGGAACAGCTCATTCCCCTCTTTAGTCACCAGCAGGTCCTGAAACGAGCTGGGGTCCTCTTCATCTGGGAAAACACACATACATCCACCGTTATGGTCAGCAGGCAGGGTGTGCAAGGTGTGCCATACAAACCAATCCTAAATGACCCCTAATCTCTGTGCTAGACAAAACAAATGGGCAAGGTGAGCCTATTAGGTCTATAACATTAGTGAAATATTTCCAACCAATCCGTTGAGATCAACAAGTCTAAAGGAGGTAGGGGGGATTAAGGGTCAAATTGGGATTGGGCATTAGACCAGGAGGGGGAAAGGGTAGAGGTATTCACTTGATGGCTTGATGGTACTGTTGATGGCCTCAGCCCAGGTGTGTGGTCCCAGGAAGGTCTCCAGAGAGTATGTGACTCCTTTGACTTGCTCCACCTCACAGTTCCGCACCCGCCCAAAGTGCAGGATCTTCCCATCTGCTGGGCTGATCTGGGGAAAAAACACGGACATAATGGTGTTAGCCAGGGATCTACTCCTCTGTGTGTATAAAAGCCAGTAGAGAGAACTCTGATCAGACACAGAGCAGAAAGAGTAGTTCAAATTCACACACATAGACGTGTGAACACACACTTACCACGCAGTGTGAGTCACACACGGGCCGGATAGCCGGTTTGAGTTTCCGTCTAAAGAACTCTCCCAGGTTCCTGTACTGAATTAGGTCTTCCACAGCAGCCTCCTGCATGTTGACACCAAACGTCCAGATATACAGACTGTAGACTGGCTTCCTCAGCCAGGTCGGCAGCTCCACCTGGTTCAGCCGACCCCAGGCCCGAGACAGCAGCCGTGTCGGGATGGTCTTGTACAGAGCAACCTGAACCAAGGAGGAAGAGAATGTTGGGTTACACTACACATAGCTAGACTCCATGTTCTCACATTGGCTACATCCTGGCTCCTTGTTTTTGTGGTCtggccaactcctatggtcattgttacACCAaacgaccataggagttggcaacagtgcacaaacagatctggcaccGGGCAACTGCTTCTCTACTGGGAGAACTCTAGAAGGAGAAGCTAGAACCCTGGCAGACGAGGCTATTGAATGCAAGGTGACATCTTGAATAAAAGTATTCGCCTCCCATATCACTAGGTCAATTGCATCAAGGACATGTGCGGGACAGGTAGTAAGCTTGAGGTGTTGACAGCGTTTTAAAGGTGCCTGAATAGATCAAACTTTTGCACACCTGAAGTTCTGTCTTGGTGCATTGTAAAAGCCTAAAGTGAACAGGTAGAACTCAgactgtgtacatttgcaaatataaCTTTTCCAAATAACTGCAAAGTTTCAGTCGCATAGAAAGCCATCAATTCACGGCTTTAAGGATATCTAAACATAAACCTAGCCCTAAGCTGCACTCACCAAAACACGACCACATCTGAGCAGCAGCGTCGGTTTGAGCAGCAGCATCAAAAAAACAAATTAAATCGAAAGTTAATTGATTCCTACATCCCCTTCTACTCTATTCATCTCTGTATCCACGAGATGTGACCAGTCAAGTTGAAGGAGCCGCCTGTCACTTGACTTCTCTGCACAGGTGTAGAACATCCATCTGCGACTCACGCAGAGACACTTACAATGTGAAGCACGAAATTCAGTGTGCGATGAAGTGATGAGTGACAAAGCGATCTGATGATCTGACCCTCCTAGCACCTGCAAGCAGTCAGGACTGTTTAGACTCCTCTATCGCCTGAGCGATCTATATGGTTTGCTGCTTGACTTGCTGCTGCTTCTAGCTGTTCGCTGGGCCAGGCTGGCATCATCAATTGCTTCTGCCTAACTAAGTGGATTAGTCAGGTTCTGGACCAGCTGacatgaggaaggaggagaaAAGGGCTCTAATAAAGCTTACCTATCCTCCCCTTCGAAAATGTTGCGAATCGGATGTTGCAAGATATCTGATGATATAGATGGGGTTTAATACGCAAAACATGATTCATTTAATACCGGGCTAATCCTGATGTGTGGAAGCAAGCCTCGTTAATTATAATTAGTTGACTGTGCACTTTAGGGATCTGCAGCCTACGGGATCAAATCCGTCTCAAGTCCAACACGGCTACGAACagcacaatatatatatttttttacatggcCTCAGATGCGAGGACAGAATAATTAATAAACACAATGGCAGATTTAAAATAGACCTAAAATAGAATAGGTATTaaacaggtaggtaggtaggagggGAAAGGGCCTAGAAAATCCATTTGATCCACAGTGTGGCTCAATCCACATGGAGTTCAGTGCTAAATTAAAAACCATGAAGGTGATCAGAGTTCAGACTGAACAGAAATACAAACGTAGGAGAAATACTGGGGCTTATTTAATGTGGGTTACaaccaaaattattttccaattgtttcgttctgaacagaaccgttatttttTCCCCTTCCAGCCAGCAAAATTAAGTTCTGAACCGACTCAAACCCCCAAAAAGTGAATGTTTATATCGTTACTTTCTgatccctttttttttttttttttttttacatttagcttgACATCAAATTACTTCAGCAATCAGTGCacatagagcagcttgctattgGGCAAGCAAGTTATAGTTGTTCACATGCATTGGAGAGACAAGTTTGGGTGCGAGATGCGACAAATTTTGCAGGTGGGGAGGGAGCAAGAAAGGGTGGAGAAGGAGGCTTGgtttgaagcgctgggcatcttATGACATGCACTATCTGAATTAGGCCCAAAGAATTATACCTATGGAGGAGCGGCTTTTATGAAGAAACTTTGAATGTCTTCGACCAGAGAGTTGACTTAACGTTGggccacagctagctagctaataagctTGTGGATGCAGAGGCACCAGAATTTAAATAAAAACATCTTACTTTTtagtagttaataaatccaatgtgaaacgtgatTACAATACTatctttaacttctttgggaaagggggcagtattgagtagcttggataaataaggtgcccagaataaactgcctgctactcaggccaaaaagctagaatatgcatataattagtagatttggatagaaaacactctgaagtttctaaaactgtttgaatgatgtctgtgagtataacataactcatatggcaggcaaaaacctgagaaaaaatccaaccaggaagtgggaaatctgaggtttgtaggttttcaagtctttgcctatctaatatacagtgtctatggggtcatattgcacgtcccaatgcttccactagatgtcaacagtctttagaaccttgtttcaggcttctactgtgaagggggagagaataatagctgtttgactaagaggtctgacagaatgccatgagctaagcCAGGCGCACGGCCGTGAGAGCAAGCGgcgttccttttcatttcaaaggaattgtccggttgaaacattattgaagatttatgataaaaacattctaaagattgattctatacattgtttgacatgtttctacgaactgtaatataactttgacttttcgtctgaactaatTGCTTGCGCactgtgcatttggattactgggctaaacgcgtgaaaaaaaggaggtatttggacataaatgatggactttatcgaacaaaataaacatttattgtggaactgcgattcctgggagtgcattccgatgaagatgatcaaaggtaagtgaatatttataacgctatttctgagttttgtgacacctctccttctttggaaaatggctgtatgtttttctgtgacttggcgctgacctaacataaatcgcaaggtgtgctttcgccataaagcctttctGAAATCAGACACGGTGGCTCtattaacgagaagtttatctttaaaatggtgtataatacttgtatgtttgaggaatttaattatgagatttgttgttttgaatttggcgccctgcaatttcactggctgttggttaggtgggacgatatcccagagaagttaaataacattgaaaaagttaatccattttaaatcaaatttttaaAAAAACGGTCCCTAATTTCTGAACCACGCTTGTAacgtcagtaggttacagtagcctatgctttggAGGGGGAAGCGCAGGTAGCCTATACACGCACTGGCAAAGATTTTAAGCTGGCAGGCAGACATTGGAAcaagtttctgagtgacagagtgagggctttgcataggcacTTTGTTGATGGGAAAAAAGTTCCCGGAAAGTAAAATAACATTATTCCCAAgcttttaaaataacggttctgttccgGAAGAGTATAGTTCACTTTCGTTCCCGGTTCCGATTCGgttcctcaaaaaaaaaaaaaaatccagtttTCCTGGTCGCAACATACGGAACATTGCAGATAGAACTATAACGTACAGATCAAACTGATGAAATGAGCTGACAAAATGATTCAATGTGATTGATAGAGAAGCACCCTACATGaccataagtatgtggacacctgcttatcaaacatctcattacaaaatcatgggcattaatatggatttggtccccccttttctgctataacagcctccactcttttgggaaggctttccgctagacgTTGAAACACTGCTGCggggacatgcttccattcaggcagaagagcattagtgaggtcagacactgatgttgggttgattaggcctgactcgcagtcggCGTGCCAATTCATCCcataggtgttcgatggggttgaggtcagggctctgtacaggccagtcaagttcttccacaccgatcgacaaaccatttctgtatgaccctcgctttgtgcacgggggcattgtcatgatgaaacagccttccccaaactgttgccaaagttgaaagtacagaatcgtctagaatgtcattgtatgctgtagtgttaagatttcccttcactggaactaagaggcctagcccgaaccatgaaaatcagccacagaccattattcctcctccaccaaactttacaggttgcactatgcattggggcaggtagcgttctcctggcatccgccaaacccagatttgttcaTCAGACTGACAGATTGTGAAGCGTGTttcctcactccagagaacgctttccaatgctccagagttcaatggcggcgagctttacaccactccagccaatgcttggcgatgcaaatggtgatcttaggcttgtgtgcggctgctcggccatggaaacccatttcatgaagctcgccgccacgttgcttccagaggaagtttggaactcgatagtgagtgttgcaaccgagaacagacaatttttacgcgcgCCAGCACACAGCAATCCTGTGAGCTTGCggggcctaccacttcacggctgagccgttgttgctcctagacgtttccacttcacaataacaacacttacagtcaACCGGGGCAGCTATAGCATTGCAGAAATTTGACGGACTAacttgttgggaaggtggcatcctatgaaggtgccacattgaaagtcagagctcttcagtaagaccattctactgtcaatgtttgtctatggagattgcatggctttgtgctcAGTTTTATATACAACCGTCAGCAACAGGTGTTGCTGAAAAagcagaatccactcatttgaaggagtaaccacatacttttgtatatatagagtACGTCTGTTCTATAACATTACTATCTGAATGCTCTGGAACGTAACACACCGTCCTGAATTTAAGCCACCGGTGCTGCCTGCTGAGTCTAGATCCGCCCACATAATTCACAGGCAGTTAGCTCCTGTAACTAAAGATAAATCACAGATAATGTCCAAACTGCAGAAAATGAGATCAGCAGATGCTATGGATGGCAGACAAGTTCCATCTCCACGACTGAGTTTCCCCTTTGAAAAGTGGTCCAGGGGAGGTGGAATAGATCAACATTTCATTAACATTAAATGCTTATTGGCTGATGGTAAGGGAAAAACAGCGTCCATTGAAACTAAGTGCA encodes:
- the LOC129818315 gene encoding phosphatidylserine decarboxylase proenzyme, mitochondrial-like isoform X2 → MCQSRNLQRAAARSSGKWLQFPQLALRRRLGQLSCMSRPALRLRSWPLSFLYYFLTFGALKPLAKVGWRPTSRVALYKTIPTRLLSRAWGRLNQVELPTWLRKPVYSLYIWTFGVNMQEAAVEDLIQYRNLGEFFRRKLKPAIRPVCDSHCVISPADGKILHFGRVRNCEVEQVKGVTYSLETFLGPHTWAEAINSTIKPSNEEDPSSFQDLLVTKEGNELFHCVVYLAPGDYHCFHSPTDWRVAHRRHFPGSLMSVNPGVARWIKELFCHNERVVLSGEWTHGFFSLTAVGATNVGSIRIYFDKELRTNSPRYSKGSYNDFSYLSNNNQEGVSMRKGEHLGEFNLGSTIVLLFEAPHDFSFNLKAGQKIRYGEPLGTVSRDGQPERHFLGGNGLK
- the LOC129818315 gene encoding phosphatidylserine decarboxylase proenzyme, mitochondrial-like isoform X3 — translated: MSRPALRLRSWPLSFLYYFLTFGALKPLAKVGWRPTSRVALYKTIPTRLLSRAWGRLNQVELPTWLRKPVYSLYIWTFGVNMQEAAVEDLIQYRNLGEFFRRKLKPAIRPVCDSHCVISPADGKILHFGRVRNCEVEQVKGVTYSLETFLGPHTWAEAINSTIKPSNEEDPSSFQDLLVTKEGNELFHCVVYLAPGDYHCFHSPTDWRVAHRRHFPGSLMSVNPGVARWIKELFCHNERVVLSGEWTHGFFSLTAVGATNVGSIRIYFDKELRTNSPRYSKGSYNDFSYLSNNNQEGVSMRKGEHLGEFNLGSTIVLLFEAPHDFSFNLKAGQKIRYGEPLGTVSRDGQPERHFLGGNGLK
- the LOC129818315 gene encoding phosphatidylserine decarboxylase proenzyme, mitochondrial-like isoform X1, which translates into the protein MVRCCKSLHSPPSCYNLHRVRVDVRRLRPISSSGEQGGVSGGDSSGQGTQGAQALSHRNRFRLQFPQLALRRRLGQLSCMSRPALRLRSWPLSFLYYFLTFGALKPLAKVGWRPTSRVALYKTIPTRLLSRAWGRLNQVELPTWLRKPVYSLYIWTFGVNMQEAAVEDLIQYRNLGEFFRRKLKPAIRPVCDSHCVISPADGKILHFGRVRNCEVEQVKGVTYSLETFLGPHTWAEAINSTIKPSNEEDPSSFQDLLVTKEGNELFHCVVYLAPGDYHCFHSPTDWRVAHRRHFPGSLMSVNPGVARWIKELFCHNERVVLSGEWTHGFFSLTAVGATNVGSIRIYFDKELRTNSPRYSKGSYNDFSYLSNNNQEGVSMRKGEHLGEFNLGSTIVLLFEAPHDFSFNLKAGQKIRYGEPLGTVSRDGQPERHFLGGNGLK